The Oryzias latipes chromosome 8, ASM223467v1 genomic interval ACAAATTATCCTCGATGTATCCAAAAACTAACAAggctttcagttttcttttttttttctttttactgtttgtgttttctcttttttcctcgTTAGTCACTTGTTTCAAATTCCAGTTCAAGGCAGTTGCCCTGTCCCTGAGGAGAGTTGCAGGACTACTTCCTGTCATGTTTCCTGTACTTGGAGAGGTTTCATCAGGACGGCTCCTCTTTGCCCTGCTCCGTTTGGGAGAAGCACTTGTCATAATATCCcgaacacctaaaaaaaaaaaacagaatagagCGCTAATATTAAGAATAAAATCATTAGAAAGTCAAATGATCTGTCCATGCACCAAGTCGTTTTACTTAATAAATCCTATAATAAGCTCTCAAGATCTCTAAACAAGGAGTTAATACAGGATGCATGTTAAACAGCTCAACTATAAGTAatttttgctagttctaagAAAATGGTTCGAGTTTTTATGTACTTAATTGTAGtttcttttgataaaagtgACTAAAATTTATACAAATAACTTTAAAATTGAACTAAAAATCACAGTGCAATTTAAGTGTTTTAGCCTcaaatcgtgtttttttttatcatcaagtATATCGAGCAAAAAGACTTGCATATcttaataataatttccttgTTTCTAGATCTTTTTAACGAGACCAAAACAAAATTCTTAATAGTGCTGAGTTTGTGAAACGTTTGGAAACGTGAACGGCAAAGGAAAGTTTAAAAACCCGAAACAAATATCTTGAATGTCAACAGTATAAACAAGGTTTGACATTTTTGCAAGGATAATTTTACAGGCTGCAGAGACTATGGCCCTATttcactgcatggttcaagtgacccaattcccatttttttcatctcacGTGGCACAGAttggatatgaccggtgaacgtgggAGTATATAAGCTCCCTTCTTTCCACTCCTTTTTAGGCAATAAATCATGCTCTACATGTCTTTAGTTAATGGTCATCATATTTAATTATgcaaatgtgacttaagtgtgtctttatttatttatttatttattcagggttttttttttaaatctatgcttttcatcatttctgtaatgacttTAATAAACCTGTGtgaattctttattgttttgactacaatgctagaaatcaattaatcaaatcaattaaaaagaaatgtgcttACAGGGACCATTTTCGCATGGAAATGTTGCTGGTCAAGTGAAAACGGAAGGAATGACGCTCTGCAGTGGTGGAGGTTCTCTTCAACAggcagcttttttttcacaaataaaggcaagattttttaagatttattaagattattgtttcaaaagtataaTTACTAaattacgacggagtattagggccaccaaaaaaaaaaaaattagagccaacaaaaaaaaaaaaaagtaaaattatgagattttatctcgtaaatttaggagataaaaactcgtaaatttacgactttttatctcataaatttacgacttaaaatctcataaatttacgagaaaaaagtcgtagattaaggaaaaaacactgaagttgtccgtttatcggaacgTAGCTTGAAGAttaagtatgtggagccttttgtgaagcttcatttccggattattataggtttaaaacaaagagattctgaaccttttggcgactcaaaatcagatcattttccgtgtagcagtctttccggggttcagtgtcagtaaagcggagtttaatatataaaataaggagctcagagacacgtttgggtgtagacaatcgctgcagcctttattctccttttcattcacattttctgaagttcatttgtctcattacgtcatgaacctgtcatccgaacaccaatgcggaagtaaacagtgttacaaacgccccctcctgcagatgaaatgtcccgtttcagcataaaacaataaagaggaatgaaaatagtgttttatattagctttggaacgttgaaaatgccaaaaaaaagtgctcctccttttgtttgacggaagcgtcacacagacgtagagtcttgtctttggtggaggaagaaaggattcaagcgaacagctgcagggacaccgacgacggcttcatcgggctgcagagatcctgcaaaccaaccatcaataaataaaactttaatgaatcgtaaatcaaacaaatgaccttccagacatttggaacgttatcaataaacattcagctcacctgttcaacaaagtttagtcggtctgctctgctgctgcacggcgttcacctgctgctctgcatgctctcttccactgtaatctcctaaaattacgactttttttctcctaaatttacgactttttatctcctaaatttacgactttttatctcctaaatttacgagataaaatctcgtaattttactattattttttttggtggctctaattttttattttttttggtggccctaatactccgtcgtactaAATTACTATCCAATGGTTCCTCTTTATATCACAGTTCACCTGTTGTGGTCTGgtgatatttttcttcttttttcttttttacagcacATTCTGATTCGCTCCCAGATTattgtgtcagaagtcagaactctgtctccccctctggtcaccggcgggagcagtctccagagtactGAAGTCACTTCATCTCCCAACAACCCCCAGTGCACACTTCccggatgccacacacctgactctcattcatttattcattaacTACAGTATACTTTGCGAAGTATTGCTTGTGCCTTTCTGCCATCATTACAGAGCAGTGTATTTGGACCTGACCCTGTTCTGaccctgtttgcctgccgctTGCCCCAACTCTCATGTGGATTTTGACTACACCCGTCTCTCCTCTGGTGATCTCATGCCTGCTATTGACCCTGGTTCAGCTTTGTGAACTTTTAGCTGATCGAataacctgctgcatttggatccagccgtctacCTGTTCTTGTGATACATTGTCTCCTGtagttaaaattattattattattattatttttaaatttgtcttgtccaacagctgggcagacagatgagagctgaaggcctccagtgttggacatattttacattaacaacaggggttattaatcttcagacaaaccagaggtatgtctgaataaaccccttttgtaatcgaggccaaactttattcactttaatcatatttgaaaatcttttgtgttggaccggacggaaaaggaaagaagggaagaagagagagggatgttagacagaaggggggataggagggggATCataggaaggagggggggggggggggggtaaaaccatgaagcagcataaagcaacaagctactggatgtttatcattacggtaaggttcagatgtaatacaaatctcaaagggcggggcctgtccacacacacactcaaatgttataaacacacctgctagctgcaaaaatgtccacttgtcaacatgtacacaatacagatagtgttcacacatgcatacttattccttcaaaccaactagtgtgaaatatttcattgaatcaatcacgcaaaatattagtgcaaaggtgagctaaaaCCTGTGCTCAATTGAATGtttatgttcctctaaaatggatggtgggatgtgaaaagaaggagggagagtgcccagccatccccacaccaagacccccgcggcagctgcagcggcagccagaaccccccaacgcctcacggcagcaggcagagaacaaccgccccccggggcgatcacatccgccacccaggccagggccagcaggaccgccgcaagtccctcagagccagagagcagcgaggcatggggggaaataGTGCTGCCagagcccaaccaggagagcagccccctcGCCGCGCCAGGAAGGCCCAACGCCGGGCCACCATTGCCAATGGTCctgtaccccctaccagggatggggtaggggacagatggtccaaggtcccaccttccttacGAAATGcgagtgtgtttgtgagggtgtgtgttcatgtatgtgtgtttatgttgtaaTGTATATTTTTAGGGGTGAATGGTGtttgtactaagggggtgcagttaaaattagcGGGTAgagcactgaggggacatctcctgattactcacagtgatgtcccatcaacctccccaccaaggggccctaaatgtctgaggtgcggttaaaattggcaggtagggtgctaagcggacatctgctgcttgctggcagtgatgtccaagcacccccccctaccaagggggggggggtctaaggtgtaaataaaaccgagagaaggggggcccattccatacggcaaccatgggagggggaccactgccaagtaaccccccccccccaaggtgcatcacaggctaaaccccccacacCCTCACCCTAATTTGAGATTATATGAGAAAGGGGATAAATTTGGGACAgctggtcaaacagctgtccctcatccccccccagcataggtcCCAGGGTCCcctaaaaattaattttaaaattaagttaaaattaattttaatatgCATATTTATATTGCAAAACTATGAGGCCTCTTACAAAACCCTTGCAACCACTGACTCAGGAAGAGagcaataaatgtaaatattataaCTACATATTCTCATTCTGTTAACTCTACATCTGTCATTTTCAGATGGTTGCTAATGCTAGAAATTCAATGTCAGGTGAACATTGACTGTCTACAGTCAGTGTTGGTACACCAGCTGTTGTAGACGTTTACACAGAGACTGCCTCTAACTTGGCTctggctcaagacccacctttttaatttcgCTGATTAGTTGATCTTATCtgcttatttattctattagttttaatgcattttattttatgcatttaattttattttttgctcctaattttattttcaattttatgtttttaaatacgTCTTGtttatgtctatgaagactctcattcatccaggttgattccatcatagtagtaggtttaggggctgtcatctggacttagtttttaaagttagaagacgtttcacctctggACCCTTAACCCCCCTCTGGTCACCTCTGGACCCTTAACCtacatcttgtttttttaactttagcatcttattttgattttagccccagtgtttcttgtggggatcctTTCTACCAGGgtttgccggcttggtcggtggttgttgccacGGTTGTCGCCCTTGGTGGGGGCGGCTGGAGTTCAAcattgcagcctcacggctgtgaagtggacccctttgctgtcccggtctgggtgggcactgtggctaTGTTCCTACGGCCAAGCTGGCTCCTGgaatgaagagattcccaaatactgtttcttCACAGCAGAGCAAAGTTAAGCCTTGAGtttcttttagaagttactTTTAGAAGTATTTATTGTGTTTGGGGTTGTGGGTCATATGTGTTAACAAAGGGGAGTGGGAAGGATGAGGGGtaggttgggttttttttgtaatattgtgtattttttttatgttaaagcgcttcgagttGCGCAAGGTATGAGATGcgcttttttaaaaagaaagtttgatttaatttgaaaatcttGAAACAAGGAGTTTCACACAAGAATTCAAAAGGTTAACAGAATTACTTCAAATTGACACAGTAATGACTCTATAGCATAGTATttatcagaggaaacactggaaatttctgtcctggttgatgctgcGGCACTTGGACAAGTTTTCTCCTAGTTAAAGCCAaccacctgccttttagacccaATTCCTAAATctctcttaaaaacattttatgacttcTTTGACTTTGAGCTATGAATTTGTTTAGTTCAGAGGTTTTATTTTACCCAACACAAAAATGGCATGGGCTAAATTATGGGGtcaacttaacaaaaatgtaactgagaGAATCAATAACAAGAGCTCAAACCAAAACTGAATCAACAACAGGAAACATTAGGGAGAATTTATACTGGCTGATCAAACCAATGTGAAAATAGGGAGGGaatcacaaatacaaaacattcaagaaaattaaatattaactaaagtagtaaattactaatgctatatttaaaaaaaatatataaacaataGTCGAACAGAAGAATAAACGTTGTCTTCCCCTTCCAGCTTCTCCAGATGGAAGTGTTCAGGAAGTTGTCCATGTTCCTCCGTCTGCCCCAGCATCAGGCCTCAGACTGAACCTAAAAGAATGGATTTACGGTactcaaaacagaacaaaatgaaCTAAGTGTGGACAAGTCATGAAGTCAATTTTGTTATGTAATGtgtgaattaaaataaatggtttattcaacaacaaagaaatataACAAATTAACTAAATTTAACTGTGCGGCAGTGGGTTCTGCCCTCACACCATCCAACGTGAAGCAAAGGATGGTTGCTTCCACgaagtgcgttaatttctgataatgcatacttcgaaggccattacccgcttataccatggtcgctttaaaataagtaaatattcaatcagtttttagtccttaattcttctTATAAACATGCAGTAAAATAACCcaatttgacaaaaacagaatCACAACTTGTAAATGAGGTACAGGTTCGGAAACCTAAGTTTCCGACCCTGTACCTCATTTACAGGAAGTTGAAACCaacaaattttctttattttaacgCCTTTTCTTCAGCACAAAGCAGGCTGAAAGGAAACCTCTGggctgcaaacaaaacaaaaaaacataagtgtcacaagaacaggcagacggctggatccaaatgcagcaggtttattagctcagctaaaagtccacaaagctaaatcaaggTCAAGCAGGCAGGAACAGGTCCGGCTATAACAAATGGTAATGAcagcagagtggcacaaacaagaCTTCACAatgagctcagctcagtgcagagcttcagtatgctgtggttgattgagtgaaatGAGAGTcgggtgtgtggcatccaggaagtgtggttggaactctggagatggttacCGATGGTAACgaaagggggagacagagttctgacttctgacaaaaaGAGTAAGGCAAACTCATATTTGTTTATGGCCCAGATAGAAACTGTACTTTGTCCCTTATAACACCGGACTCacttaaggtaaaaaaaaagaagcagttttAATAGACAACTCAAAGAAATCATTTGAATTTAAGGTAATAAATCAAATAGAAAACTAGACTTTAAAAGATTTGTTGAAGGTGcctacatttttaattgtttaaaaagattttacagGTAAAAAGATCATTAAATCCCAAGACACCCCATaccttcaaacaaaaaaaaaaattgacatttttgggTTTCTGATAAGTTTATCTACTGAAATCTTTCATTGATGGTGGTATCTGCACGCACCAAACTACTTTTATCATAAGATCAAAGGgaacacaggtttttatttttcattttgtgtaaaaGCAGCAATGCTGGATGCAGATTTGGGATGAAGCTCAGTAAATCTCAAAGCTTTTGATGCGAACATCACCATTAAAGGAGAAGTAGGAGTATTTATCAGAATAGAAGCGGTTGGGGAAACAGATCTGAGAGCCATTCGGTAAGGTCACCACAAATCCTGTAGAGGTCAATTTAATGATGATCTGTaacagacagaaatgtttttaaagttaatcACACGAGGATGAGGAAGCTGATAAATCAGGAACACAAATGTTTCTGCAGACCTTGAAGTTCTCTCCTCTGAGGAAACAAAAGCCCCCAGGCCGAACCTCCTGCTGCCACCTGCCTTGTTGCTGAGAGTTACAGACGATCGTGTCTCTGTCTCCAAAGGCATTAAAACGGGGATTCAGGTGCAAGGCAATGTTCTGATCATTGTAACCAATATTCACAGAGAAactagaaaggaaaaaaatagtttctttCAATATTGATTGTCACTTTTTTGCTCCTAGAGTATACATAAAGGTGAGCATTCAATAGAGTTTCTAGTTATAAATCAGTGATCATTTTAGtttaatctgtttgtctgaGTGGATTATTATTAGATTGACTTTAATGCATAGTCTGTTGTACATTGCATATTACAATAACAAAagtaaatagctttttcttaACTTATGCTAAATCAATTGTAAATCAGACTAGTAGAGTGTTATCTTTTATGCAAATTAATGATAAGCATTAATATTAAAGGAGGTTTTCATacatgctgctgtcagtttctGAGAAAATGTTTAGCATTTCATAAAAGGATTTTTATGAGTCCTTCATGGGAAAGAGAACTAATTTAACCTGCATAGACGCCAATTCATGCTAATATGTATTAAACAACTTCCACTCTTAAATTACCtcaatttagcatctacttggAAGCAAATGcataagtgtttttgttttttcagagctGGAAACAAATCCAGACATCAAGGGTTAAAGATTTCTAGAAATCCCCCTTGGATAAGTTTCGATTCTGCTGTAATCAGAAAAGAAACTATTAGGAGTGTATTTGCAGCACAAGCTGGAAAGAAAGTGAAACGAAATGAAGACAGCATCCTGCCTTCATCTTTGATCTAGAAAACTGTGCATCTGTTACCCCTCTCTCATGCAACAGAGGAAGTGAAAATAAACTTCAATAACAACAGAGGTCAAAATagtaagaaaaatgtttttttgaaactTGACACACTTACTTGGCAGCATTGGGTTTAACAGTTCCAACAATGGCCATGGATTGTCCAAGTCTAAAGGACATATTCTGAATCACCATATTCTgcaacaaacagaaagaaaacagaatttcaatATTATTGAGATCAAAAGACCCAgaattaatattaatatatCTCCATAAAAAGCTGGCAAGTTTTACTCAAAACataaatttaatttgttttatttatcataCAATAAATGTGCACTAAAACTTGATAATATGATTGATTTCCATTGCAAAGAAACATATGCTCCACCGCAGAGGGAAAACTTCAAGCTGCAGGTTGTTCGGTGCTGCAGCTAACCAACACTTAAAATTGACGcctttaattcaaaataaaccacCCAAAAATAATAGCAATCAGCTGGAAACTTTAAAAAGATCAATATTAAATTATGAATTTATCTTCAAAATAccctaaaattgtgtttctgagctcGAAAACTAcaatatttaactttaaattaaGTATAAGtaagaatttttttccaaaacatgtACTTACAGGGGCCATCTTTTCCAGGAAATGTTGCTGGTCAAGTGAAAACGAAAGGAATGAAgctctgctctgcagtggtGGAGGTTGTCTTCAACAGGaaccttttgttttctgctctaGGTTTTTCACAGTAAAGGCAAGACCTATAGTTTCAAAGGTGTGATTGCAAAATTATTATCCAATGATTCTTCTTTAGGTCGCCTTTATGTTCACCTTTTAtggtcttgtgttttttttcttttttacagcacATTCTTATTGGCTGCAGACCATTGTTTGCGGTAGTTAATAATTATCTCTGGCAATATCTTGCTCAGGAAGACTGCAGTAACTTCACTGCTGTCTCAGGAAGAGCGCAATTAATGTAAATATTACGACTacatattttagtttgtttttatatttcacattttatatttaaattttattctgttttatttaaaaaaaatgttgaacagcattacaattttcattgtgcaacaatgataataaaaggATTTCTGATTCTGAGGAATCTGATCTCTCTCTGATGTTTCTGTTTCTCGTTTTCAACTATTATGTTGATTTCTGTCTGAATTAAAATGTTCTTAAGTTCACATCATTACAAATTATCCTTGATGTATCCAAAAACTAACAAggctttcagttttctttttttttctttttactgtttgtgttGCAGGACTACTTCCTGTCATGTTTCCTGTATTTGGAGAGGTTTCATCAGGACGGCTCCTCTTCGTCCTGCTCCGTTTGGGAGAAGCACTTTCCCATTAAATCCTGAACacctaaaaaaagacaaaacagaataGAGCgctaatattaaaaataaaatcattagaAAGTCAAATGATCTGTCCATGCACCAAGTAGTTTTTACTTAATAAATCTTATAATAAGCTCTCAAAATCtcaaaatcttacccaaagttaattatgtcttctcaatgattcccacacaactgccactaaaatagttcaaaacattagactcatctatatcaagctttttatggagcGATAAACCttcaagaattagtctaaaaactttaaaatctgcaaaaagctatggaggcttagaattacctaacttccacaagtaCTTTCTTGCAAAGAGATTACATTACATCTTAAGCTGGTTaaaaaataacccagaaaccaactcatggttagacttggaacaggcgttatgtggaaagatcaacctgtcagatctaccatttattagccaaacagttaaaaacaggattgttttcaaagtattaatataaacgctACTTTAATAGCCTGGTGGggatttctcaaaatatcaaaatcatcaattcaaccgtgcaaaatggaacaacccggacatccttataaacaaaaaaatgatacacttcCCAGCTTGCCAAGCAGGGGGTGTAACACTACTAGAGCATTTACTTATTGACCGAAGATTCATAACACCCtgggaacttcaagacaaacatggaataaataacttcttggaaaatcagcaacttaaatctattattacaaaaaagtttaaatacaaagacaacAATTTAAAGCCACCAGAAGTATTTACCtctctgattaatttctcaatggataaaactctctccaaaatatacaaactcttatgcaacctagataataatatttcacttccgataacaaaatgggatgcagatttgagcatcagcacagatgaaaatgtCTGGTCAGAAATGTGTCTAAACATCTTCAagctgacaaaaagtccaaacttaCAGCTAATCcaattcaaaactcttcacagaatttactacactggacagaggatgtccaagatgggtctcagtaactcagacctTAGTGAGCACTGTGATAGTAATCTAACCggcaattacatgcatgcactctggttctgcacgcctgtccaggctctctggcagcagatCATATAAgcttgaaaaaaatgtcagctgCACCTTAGACACATTTATGGcgccttggtggggagggtgatgggacatcactgtgagtaatcaggagatgtcctctcagtgccctacccgccaattttaactgcacccccttagtacacgcaccctttactcctcaaaatatacactccaacacacatatatgcacacacacaccctcacaaacacacacacacgtatttCGCAAGAAAGGTGTCTACCTTGGagcatctgtcccctaccccatccctggtagggggtactg includes:
- the LOC101169785 gene encoding beta-galactoside-binding lectin, which codes for MAPNMVIQNMSFRLGQSMAIVGTVKPNAANFSVNIGYNDQNIALHLNPRFNAFGDRDTIVCNSQQQGRWQQEVRPGGFCFLRGENFKIIIKLTSTGFVVTLPNGSQICFPNRFYSDKYSYFSFNGDVRIKSFEIY